The Mammaliicoccus sciuri genome window below encodes:
- the rlmD gene encoding 23S rRNA (uracil(1939)-C(5))-methyltransferase RlmD, whose amino-acid sequence MNVSVKVGQKFPLTIKRLGINGEGIGYYKKKITFVEGLLPGEVGLVQVVKAKPNFIEAKVVKIRERSKERVKPKCKVYDICGGCQLQHLNYDAQLVFKSQIVKDALTKYAKNIPTKIVKPTIGMDNPWGYRNKNQFPVQKKGNQLIAGLYEKDSHQLIDIKKCPVQDKRTIQVTNELRNILMNLQVKVSRNPNKEQGLRYIVTRVAKHSQQIQVTLVCTDDQLKYNQSLIDQIMNLSFVESLSININKEKTSRVLGSQTIHVSGKKQITETLGQYYYDLSPDSFFQLNPEQATKMYGEIEAQANLTGNESVVDAFCGTGTIGIWLSKNAKEVRGMDIIKEGIDDAKRNAELNNRHNVHYEVGDAYKVMDKWIKEGFKPDVITVDPPRTGLGIKAVELIKSVHPKTFVYTSCNPSTLAKDLAHLSKKYKVVSMQPIDMFPQTAQVEVVAKLVAK is encoded by the coding sequence ATGAATGTTTCAGTAAAAGTAGGACAGAAGTTTCCTTTAACAATCAAACGATTAGGTATTAATGGTGAAGGTATTGGTTATTATAAAAAGAAGATAACATTTGTAGAAGGTTTATTGCCGGGAGAAGTTGGACTTGTCCAAGTCGTAAAAGCGAAACCAAACTTTATCGAAGCGAAAGTAGTCAAAATACGTGAACGTAGTAAAGAAAGGGTTAAACCTAAATGTAAAGTTTATGATATTTGTGGTGGATGCCAACTGCAACATTTAAATTATGATGCGCAACTTGTATTTAAATCACAAATTGTAAAAGATGCGTTAACTAAATATGCGAAAAATATCCCAACAAAAATTGTAAAACCTACAATCGGTATGGATAACCCTTGGGGATACCGTAATAAAAATCAATTTCCTGTTCAGAAGAAAGGAAATCAACTCATTGCAGGCCTTTATGAAAAAGACAGTCATCAATTAATTGATATTAAAAAATGTCCAGTTCAAGACAAACGTACGATTCAAGTTACGAATGAGCTGAGAAATATTTTGATGAATTTACAAGTTAAAGTATCTAGAAATCCAAATAAAGAACAAGGGCTAAGATATATTGTTACGAGAGTAGCAAAGCATAGTCAACAGATACAAGTTACATTAGTTTGTACGGACGATCAATTGAAGTATAATCAGTCTCTTATTGATCAAATCATGAATTTGTCTTTCGTGGAAAGTTTATCCATCAATATTAATAAAGAGAAGACATCACGAGTACTAGGCAGCCAAACAATTCATGTAAGTGGTAAAAAACAAATTACAGAAACGCTTGGTCAATACTATTATGATTTATCGCCAGATTCATTTTTCCAATTAAACCCGGAACAAGCTACAAAAATGTACGGTGAAATTGAAGCTCAAGCGAATTTAACAGGTAATGAATCAGTTGTAGATGCATTTTGCGGAACAGGTACAATAGGTATTTGGCTTTCTAAAAATGCGAAAGAAGTAAGAGGTATGGATATCATTAAAGAAGGTATTGATGACGCTAAGAGAAATGCTGAACTCAATAATCGTCATAATGTACACTATGAAGTTGGTGATGCATATAAAGTTATGGATAAATGGATTAAAGAAGGCTTTAAACCAGACGTGATAACAGTTGATCCGCCAAGAACTGGATTAGGTATTAAAGCTGTTGAACTTATTAAATCCGTTCATCCAAAAACATTTGTGTACACAAGTTGTAATCCATCAACTTTAGCGAAAGATTTAGCACACTTATCTAAAAAATACAAAGTCGTAAGCATGCAACCTATTGATATGTTTCCACAAACAGCACAAGTAGAAGTCGTAGCAAAATTAGTTGCAAAATAA
- a CDS encoding type 1 glutamine amidotransferase domain-containing protein, with protein sequence MSKKVAAVVTDLFEDVELTSPQKALTDAGHEVVIIGEEKGKEITGKKGEKVTVEVGIDEANAADYDAVLIPGGFSPDLLRGDEQGRFGEFVKHFVQNEKPSFAICHGPQLLIDTDLLNGRTVTSFLSVRKDLQNAGAKVVDESVVVDNGIVTSRTPDDLEDFNRESLALLQ encoded by the coding sequence ATGAGTAAAAAAGTAGCAGCAGTTGTAACAGATTTATTCGAGGACGTTGAATTAACAAGTCCACAAAAAGCATTAACTGACGCTGGACATGAAGTTGTGATTATTGGTGAAGAAAAAGGTAAAGAAATCACTGGTAAAAAAGGCGAAAAAGTTACAGTAGAAGTTGGTATTGATGAAGCAAATGCTGCAGATTATGATGCAGTCTTAATTCCTGGCGGATTTTCACCAGATTTATTACGTGGAGATGAACAAGGACGTTTTGGCGAATTTGTTAAACATTTCGTACAAAATGAAAAACCTTCATTTGCAATTTGCCACGGACCTCAATTATTAATTGATACAGATTTATTAAATGGCAGAACTGTTACTAGTTTCTTGTCAGTTAGAAAAGACTTACAAAATGCAGGTGCAAAAGTCGTTGACGAATCTGTAGTCGTTGACAATGGCATCGTCACAAGTCGAACTCCAGACGACTTAGAAGACTTTAACCGTGAATCACTTGCATTGCTTCAATAG
- a CDS encoding nuclease-related domain-containing protein codes for MESKHDTKYFQSLIGRAELTENVLKSIQNKSSGNDGENYFNAILDCDTDIIYLNDFQFTYNSQVQIDTIVIDDQAIYLFEIKNYKGIYYLEDTLLKNNFGSSFTSPFIQMERARNEFSKLCRYIEIGKPVISKLVFTNPYFNFKNRNLLKDQVILPSELGSITQLFKNQNQSENIRIKQKLLTVRNSFDSQYNKGVTIPFEQIKPGIKCPRCHRMFTVKIDQDKQKCTCQYCESVMDKKYLYEYNLQELYYLKQEPFTITEAVWWLGGNSKTIRRICDKCFLSKGARNKKYYLS; via the coding sequence ATGGAAAGTAAGCATGATACAAAGTATTTTCAGTCATTAATAGGGCGCGCTGAATTAACCGAAAATGTTTTGAAATCAATCCAAAATAAATCAAGTGGAAACGATGGCGAAAATTATTTTAATGCTATTTTAGATTGTGATACGGATATAATATATTTGAATGACTTTCAATTTACATACAATAGTCAAGTTCAAATAGATACAATCGTCATCGATGATCAAGCAATATATTTATTCGAGATAAAGAATTATAAAGGCATTTATTATTTAGAAGACACGTTGTTAAAAAATAATTTTGGAAGTTCATTTACCTCACCGTTCATACAAATGGAACGAGCTAGAAATGAATTTAGTAAACTATGTCGCTATATAGAAATTGGTAAACCTGTTATTTCTAAATTAGTCTTTACCAATCCTTACTTTAACTTTAAAAATAGAAACCTCTTAAAAGATCAAGTTATCTTACCCTCAGAATTAGGCTCCATTACACAACTTTTTAAAAATCAAAATCAATCAGAAAATATAAGAATTAAACAGAAACTATTAACTGTAAGAAATTCATTTGATTCACAATACAATAAAGGTGTGACAATACCGTTTGAACAAATCAAACCAGGTATCAAATGCCCTAGATGTCATCGCATGTTCACAGTGAAAATTGATCAAGACAAACAGAAATGTACATGCCAATATTGTGAGTCTGTCATGGATAAAAAGTATCTTTATGAATATAATTTGCAAGAACTGTATTATTTAAAACAAGAGCCATTCACTATCACCGAAGCAGTATGGTGGTTAGGAGGGAATAGTAAAACAATTAGACGAATTTGTGATAAATGTTTCTTAAGTAAAGGTGCTAGAAATAAAAAATACTATTTAAGCTAA
- a CDS encoding DUF1128 family protein has translation MTESIEQMVDDLKGKLRLVNTSVLNKDAIPEEKKEELKEIHTMVMSRKNISASEMTAITQALGDLRK, from the coding sequence ATGACTGAATCAATAGAACAAATGGTAGATGATTTAAAAGGCAAGCTTCGATTAGTAAATACAAGTGTATTGAATAAAGATGCAATACCTGAAGAAAAGAAAGAAGAATTGAAAGAAATACATACTATGGTCATGTCTAGAAAAAACATTTCAGCTAGTGAAATGACAGCTATTACACAAGCTTTAGGTGACCTTAGAAAATAA
- the sgtB gene encoding monofunctional peptidoglycan glycosyltransferase SgtB — MGLFKNKKNEIPQPNSEEVQYRRYQHYYQEPVQPRKRKRISKLFGLVTILIILAIVFYLAVMYMWSRTSDVDDLVKIEDKQSYVQVEDMPDYTKNAFVAVEDKRFYDHDGIDLRGVSRALAVSLKNGELTQGGSTITQQVVKNYFYTNETQLTRKVKEMFVAKRVEDKYSKNDILSYYVNNIYFGQNNYTIEEAANYYFGATVDKNNPNLPQVTVLQSAILASVVNAPSNFDINNISDSYMTRIKTTLEKMKQQNYITESEYTEAINELNQ, encoded by the coding sequence ATGGGGCTATTTAAGAATAAGAAGAATGAAATACCACAACCTAATTCAGAAGAAGTTCAATATAGAAGATATCAACATTATTATCAAGAACCTGTACAGCCGAGAAAGAGGAAAAGAATTTCAAAGCTATTTGGTCTTGTAACAATACTTATTATACTTGCGATTGTTTTTTATTTAGCAGTTATGTATATGTGGTCAAGAACATCTGATGTTGATGATTTAGTTAAAATTGAAGATAAACAATCTTATGTTCAAGTTGAAGATATGCCTGATTATACTAAAAATGCTTTTGTAGCAGTTGAAGATAAACGATTTTATGATCATGATGGAATTGACTTAAGAGGTGTATCACGTGCGCTTGCTGTAAGTTTGAAAAATGGAGAACTTACGCAAGGTGGTAGTACGATTACACAACAAGTCGTTAAAAACTATTTCTATACGAATGAAACGCAACTGACAAGAAAAGTGAAAGAGATGTTTGTGGCGAAACGTGTTGAAGATAAGTATAGTAAGAATGATATTTTGAGTTATTATGTCAATAATATCTATTTCGGTCAAAATAATTATACGATTGAAGAAGCGGCAAATTACTACTTCGGTGCGACAGTCGATAAAAATAATCCAAACCTTCCTCAAGTAACTGTATTACAAAGTGCAATTTTAGCTAGTGTCGTAAATGCACCATCCAATTTCGATATTAATAATATTAGTGATAGTTATATGACACGTATCAAAACAACACTTGAAAAAATGAAACAACAGAATTATATTACTGAATCAGAGTATACTGAAGCTATAAATGAATTAAATCAATAA
- a CDS encoding aminopeptidase, whose translation MGYEKQLQKYAELLVKVGLNVQEKEPVYIQASIDASEFVHLVVEEAYKIGAEDVKVSYKDDRIAQLKYQYEPEAFFENVKQYDIDEKMDYLDRKAAFLSIVSSSPDSLKDADPNKIRKAMAANGKAFKDYMVAVQSDRMSWCVASYPSVGWAKMMFPELSDDEAVNKLLETILKTVRVDQEDPVKAWEEHDHLLHEKADYLNNKKYKALHYKSEGTDLTIELPNGQYWSGASSVNSKGNSFVANMPTEEVFTAPHKNGVNGTVSNTLPLSYSGNIIDDFTLTFKDGEVVDYKAGVGEEILKSILETDEGSKRLGEVALVPVDSPISNMNTLFYNTLFDENASCHIALGSAYAFCIEGGKDMSAEQLAENGLNDSTTHVDFMIGSKDLAIDGILENGEKEPVFRDGNWAF comes from the coding sequence ATGGGTTATGAAAAACAGCTTCAAAAATATGCAGAGTTATTAGTTAAAGTTGGTTTGAATGTTCAGGAAAAAGAACCTGTATATATTCAAGCTTCAATTGATGCAAGTGAATTTGTACATTTAGTTGTTGAGGAAGCATACAAAATAGGGGCAGAAGACGTAAAAGTTAGTTACAAAGATGATAGAATTGCACAGCTTAAATATCAATATGAACCTGAAGCATTTTTTGAGAATGTTAAACAATATGATATTGATGAAAAAATGGATTATTTAGATAGAAAAGCAGCGTTCTTATCAATTGTTTCATCTAGTCCAGATAGTTTGAAAGATGCAGATCCTAATAAAATTCGCAAAGCTATGGCAGCAAACGGGAAAGCATTTAAAGACTATATGGTTGCTGTTCAAAGTGATCGCATGAGCTGGTGTGTAGCTTCATATCCATCAGTAGGTTGGGCTAAAATGATGTTCCCTGAATTAAGTGATGATGAAGCGGTCAATAAATTACTTGAAACAATTTTAAAAACAGTACGAGTTGATCAAGAAGACCCAGTGAAAGCTTGGGAAGAACATGATCACTTATTACATGAAAAAGCGGATTATTTAAATAACAAAAAATATAAAGCATTGCATTACAAATCAGAAGGTACTGACTTAACAATTGAATTACCAAACGGTCAATATTGGTCTGGTGCTAGTTCTGTAAACTCAAAAGGCAACAGCTTTGTAGCGAATATGCCTACTGAAGAAGTATTTACTGCACCACATAAAAATGGTGTTAATGGAACAGTAAGTAATACATTACCTTTAAGTTATTCTGGTAATATTATTGATGACTTTACTTTAACATTTAAAGATGGTGAAGTAGTAGACTATAAAGCCGGTGTTGGTGAAGAAATTTTGAAATCGATTCTAGAAACAGATGAAGGTTCAAAACGACTTGGTGAGGTAGCATTAGTACCTGTTGATTCACCAATTTCTAACATGAACACGTTATTCTATAATACACTATTTGATGAAAATGCTTCTTGTCATATTGCATTAGGTTCAGCATATGCATTTTGTATTGAAGGTGGTAAAGATATGTCAGCTGAACAATTAGCTGAAAATGGTTTAAATGATTCAACAACACATGTTGACTTTATGATTGGTAGCAAAGATTTAGCAATTGATGGCATTTTAGAAAATGGTGAAAAAGAACCAGTATTTAGAGATGGTAATTGGGCATTTTAA
- a CDS encoding SE1561 family protein — translation MSKKTSLNEIKQRLSDFLDEMEAMNPEDMEVSDVDEWIALLDELEKKVQAMHD, via the coding sequence ATGAGTAAAAAAACATCACTTAATGAAATCAAACAAAGGTTATCAGACTTTTTAGATGAAATGGAAGCAATGAATCCTGAAGATATGGAAGTATCTGATGTAGATGAATGGATTGCTTTGCTTGATGAACTTGAGAAAAAAGTTCAAGCTATGCATGATTAA
- the recX gene encoding recombination regulator RecX, with protein MLKITKLEVQKKNKERLNLFINNEFEMGIDQATYIYFNLRKDLEITKSKLQEIKDYDQYRQALNQAIVYLSHKKRTKYEVEKYLTDKEYGSGLIDRVIEYCQSNKYIDHKDYIESLKNTILKTTDKGPDHFERVAKEKGIEQDLVYEFKEKFEMEMAEDRIPNIAKKIMQKKKEPPNRLKQTIVQTLQQRGYAFSLINEHLTDLNIEPTSDDVENILMKDLEKVYNKYQKKYNGYELKSHVIQALVRKGYTFEMINDKLVESGIVDE; from the coding sequence ATGCTTAAAATAACTAAACTTGAAGTACAAAAGAAAAACAAAGAACGTTTAAATTTATTTATTAATAATGAATTTGAAATGGGTATTGATCAAGCAACATACATCTACTTTAATTTAAGAAAAGATTTAGAAATTACAAAAAGTAAGTTACAAGAAATTAAGGACTACGATCAATATAGACAGGCACTTAATCAAGCGATTGTCTATTTATCACATAAAAAGCGTACGAAATATGAAGTAGAAAAATATTTAACAGACAAAGAATATGGCAGTGGCTTAATTGATAGAGTGATAGAATATTGTCAATCTAATAAATACATAGACCATAAAGATTATATTGAAAGTTTAAAAAACACCATTTTAAAAACAACGGATAAAGGTCCTGATCATTTTGAAAGAGTTGCTAAAGAAAAAGGTATAGAACAAGATTTAGTATACGAATTCAAAGAAAAGTTTGAAATGGAAATGGCGGAAGATCGCATTCCGAATATCGCCAAAAAGATTATGCAAAAAAAGAAAGAACCTCCTAACCGTTTAAAGCAAACGATTGTCCAAACACTTCAACAAAGAGGCTATGCTTTTTCATTAATCAATGAACATCTAACAGATTTGAATATTGAACCGACATCTGATGATGTTGAAAATATTTTGATGAAAGATTTGGAAAAGGTATATAATAAATATCAAAAGAAATATAATGGATATGAACTTAAGTCACATGTTATTCAAGCACTCGTAAGAAAAGGGTATACATTTGAAATGATTAATGACAAATTAGTAGAAAGTGGTATTGTAGATGAATAA
- a CDS encoding pyruvate oxidase, with product MAKIKANKALVQMLKNWQIDHVYGIPGDSIDKVVDALKTEEDNIKFYDVRHEEVATLAASSYAKLTGKIAVALSIGGPGAIHMLNGMYDAKMDNVPMLVLAGQTDSKLLGTKFFQEVNLTALFEDVAVYNKQLESAENVHEIVDEAIKTAYAKKGVAVLTIPSDVLGEKIEDNVPRETYKFENAVTYAKDEDVKKAAELINKSEKPVVLTGVGAKDAKDELLNFLDHIDAPGLITLPAKGIIPDKHPNFMGNLGKIGTKPAFEASKDADLLILVGTNYPYVDYLPDKDIPCIQIDINQTNIGKRFNVDVGLIGDTKNVLAALTEASEKVTGRKFLKACQENMKAWNRWLEEDRNNDSKPIRPELLMSEIEKISTDDTVFSVDVGTSTVWSTRYLQLGHNHKFITSSWLGTMGCALPGAIASKVANPDKQAIAITGDGGFAMVMQDFVTAVQYKLPIIVVVLNNQELAFIKYEQQAAGELEYAIDLGDIDFAKFADSCGGIGYNVVDVEDIAPTLEKAKNANKPVVVNVKVDPDAAPLPGKIIWDEAKGYAKFEIRTALEENRLEKMPPLKTLIRRFF from the coding sequence ATGGCAAAAATTAAAGCAAACAAAGCACTCGTACAAATGTTAAAGAATTGGCAAATTGACCACGTATATGGCATACCTGGTGATTCAATAGATAAAGTCGTAGATGCACTTAAAACAGAAGAAGATAACATTAAATTCTATGATGTAAGACATGAAGAAGTTGCAACTTTAGCTGCTAGTAGTTATGCCAAATTAACAGGCAAGATAGCAGTGGCATTAAGTATTGGTGGTCCGGGCGCAATACATATGTTAAATGGTATGTATGACGCTAAAATGGATAATGTCCCTATGCTCGTTTTAGCAGGTCAAACAGATTCGAAATTATTGGGTACGAAATTCTTCCAAGAAGTTAATTTAACAGCCCTTTTCGAAGATGTAGCCGTTTATAATAAACAATTAGAATCAGCTGAAAATGTACATGAAATTGTAGATGAAGCTATCAAAACTGCATATGCTAAAAAAGGTGTTGCAGTATTAACGATTCCAAGTGATGTTCTAGGTGAGAAAATTGAAGACAATGTCCCAAGAGAAACTTATAAATTTGAAAATGCAGTAACTTACGCTAAAGATGAAGATGTTAAAAAAGCTGCAGAACTTATAAATAAAAGTGAAAAACCGGTCGTCCTTACTGGTGTTGGTGCTAAAGATGCCAAAGACGAATTACTTAATTTCTTAGATCATATCGATGCACCTGGTTTAATTACATTACCTGCAAAAGGTATCATACCGGATAAACATCCTAATTTCATGGGTAACTTAGGTAAAATTGGTACTAAACCAGCATTTGAAGCGTCTAAAGATGCTGATTTATTAATTTTAGTTGGTACGAATTATCCATATGTAGATTATTTACCTGATAAAGATATACCATGTATACAAATTGATATTAATCAAACAAATATTGGCAAACGTTTTAATGTCGATGTCGGCTTAATAGGCGATACAAAAAATGTATTAGCTGCTTTAACAGAAGCATCTGAAAAAGTAACTGGTCGTAAATTCTTAAAAGCATGTCAAGAAAATATGAAAGCATGGAACAGATGGTTAGAAGAAGATAGAAATAATGACAGCAAACCAATCAGACCAGAATTATTAATGTCTGAAATCGAAAAAATTTCAACAGATGACACAGTATTTTCAGTTGATGTCGGTACTTCAACAGTATGGAGTACACGATATTTACAACTCGGTCATAATCACAAATTTATCACGTCATCTTGGTTAGGTACGATGGGCTGTGCATTACCAGGAGCGATTGCAAGTAAAGTCGCAAATCCAGATAAACAAGCGATTGCTATCACTGGTGACGGTGGATTTGCAATGGTTATGCAAGACTTCGTTACAGCGGTACAATATAAACTACCTATTATCGTCGTCGTACTGAATAACCAAGAATTAGCATTCATAAAATACGAACAACAAGCAGCTGGTGAGTTAGAATACGCTATTGATTTAGGCGATATCGACTTCGCTAAATTTGCAGATAGCTGTGGCGGTATAGGCTATAATGTCGTAGATGTAGAAGATATCGCCCCTACCCTTGAAAAAGCTAAAAATGCAAATAAACCTGTAGTTGTAAACGTAAAAGTAGATCCAGATGCTGCCCCATTACCAGGTAAAATAATATGGGACGAAGCAAAAGGATATGCAAAATTCGAAATTAGAACAGCATTAGAAGAAAACAGACTTGAAAAAATGCCACCACTCAAAACACTAATAAGAAGATTCTTCTAA
- a CDS encoding acyl-CoA thioesterase encodes MKTKKPMKESRSVKSIQIFPEDTNHHNTMFGGKLMAEIDEIAAIAAMRHSGNSVVTASTDSVDFLQPIGTGEVISLVSFVTYAGKSSMEICVKVISEDNINQKKHLAAYSFLTFVALDKEGNKAEVPAIYPETDDEKWFYESAQDRVKLRQERRKESKKTLDFMSTKLYI; translated from the coding sequence ATGAAAACGAAGAAACCAATGAAAGAATCAAGAAGTGTCAAATCCATTCAAATATTTCCAGAGGACACAAATCACCACAATACGATGTTCGGTGGTAAATTAATGGCGGAAATTGATGAAATCGCAGCAATCGCAGCGATGAGACATAGTGGGAATTCAGTTGTAACAGCATCTACGGATTCAGTAGACTTCTTACAACCAATCGGAACGGGTGAAGTGATATCGTTAGTATCATTTGTCACTTATGCAGGTAAATCATCTATGGAGATTTGTGTAAAAGTCATTAGTGAAGACAATATTAATCAAAAGAAACATTTAGCAGCGTATAGCTTTTTAACATTTGTTGCTTTAGATAAAGAAGGGAATAAAGCAGAAGTTCCAGCAATTTATCCTGAAACAGATGATGAAAAATGGTTCTATGAAAGTGCACAAGATAGAGTGAAATTACGCCAAGAAAGAAGAAAAGAAAGCAAGAAAACATTAGACTTCATGTCTACAAAACTGTATATCTAA
- a CDS encoding YfhH family protein — MNNDKKFVEMTEYELKNAIAEYREKMRKSEMRGILNEYEVYKRKALIAESYLVDTSKIEVGKVYGLIGDTPSYFKVERINGVFAWGFRLKGSKIEEGIPVSLLQL; from the coding sequence ATGAATAATGATAAAAAATTTGTTGAAATGACAGAATATGAACTTAAAAACGCAATTGCTGAATATCGCGAAAAGATGAGAAAATCAGAAATGAGGGGTATACTAAATGAATATGAAGTATATAAGAGAAAAGCGCTCATAGCAGAAAGTTACCTTGTCGACACTTCAAAAATAGAAGTAGGTAAAGTATATGGCTTAATAGGTGACACACCTAGTTACTTTAAAGTAGAACGCATTAATGGTGTATTTGCTTGGGGATTTAGATTAAAAGGATCAAAAATTGAAGAAGGCATTCCTGTAAGTCTTCTACAACTATAA
- the yfkAB gene encoding radical SAM/CxCxxxxC motif protein YfkAB has product MIYDLKSPISIKNDPWEAYNDIDEHGSLQLSNIEFTTTTLCNMRCAHCAVGYTLQLRDPDTLPMDLILKRLDEVPHLKTISITGGEPMFSKKSIRETVVPLLKYAHKRGIYTQMNSNLTLPLDRYLEIAEYIDVMHISHNWGTIDEFSEVGFHVMDKKPPLKARYRLYEQMIQNSATLSEQGMFVSAETMLNKSTKPYLQKIHNEIVHDMKCSRHEIHPMYPSDFASQLNIMSLDEMKDTIHEILDFRDEDTWMLFGTLPFYPCFMNESDQNLLSRLKSSKNVSLRNDPDGRSRLNVNVFSGDVIVTDFGDETGSIANIKQDKLEDVYQTWMNSSLAKSLNCHCPKVRCLGPNLLVKDMYYKDVDFKANELRMNQ; this is encoded by the coding sequence ATGATATACGACTTGAAAAGTCCTATTTCAATAAAAAACGACCCGTGGGAAGCCTATAACGACATAGATGAACATGGTTCATTACAACTGAGTAATATAGAATTTACAACGACTACACTCTGTAATATGCGTTGTGCTCATTGTGCAGTAGGTTATACGTTACAATTACGAGACCCTGACACGTTACCGATGGATTTAATTTTAAAGAGACTTGATGAAGTTCCTCACTTAAAAACAATCTCAATTACTGGCGGAGAACCAATGTTCAGTAAAAAATCAATTCGAGAAACTGTCGTTCCTTTATTAAAATATGCGCACAAAAGAGGCATTTATACGCAAATGAATTCTAATTTAACTCTACCACTTGATCGTTATTTGGAAATTGCTGAGTATATTGATGTTATGCACATTTCACACAACTGGGGAACAATCGATGAGTTCAGTGAAGTTGGTTTCCATGTAATGGACAAGAAACCACCTTTAAAAGCAAGATATCGACTATATGAACAAATGATTCAAAACTCTGCCACACTATCAGAACAAGGCATGTTTGTATCTGCTGAAACGATGTTAAATAAAAGTACTAAACCTTATTTACAAAAAATCCATAATGAAATTGTTCATGATATGAAATGTAGTCGTCATGAAATACATCCTATGTACCCTTCTGACTTTGCGAGTCAGTTAAATATTATGAGTTTAGATGAAATGAAAGATACTATTCATGAAATTTTAGACTTTAGAGATGAAGATACATGGATGTTATTTGGTACGTTACCTTTTTACCCTTGTTTCATGAATGAATCAGACCAGAACTTATTATCTAGATTAAAATCATCTAAAAATGTAAGTTTAAGAAATGATCCAGATGGAAGAAGCAGATTAAACGTAAATGTATTTTCTGGAGATGTAATCGTTACAGACTTCGGCGATGAAACGGGATCTATCGCAAATATTAAACAAGATAAACTTGAAGATGTTTATCAAACATGGATGAATTCATCTTTAGCAAAATCACTTAACTGTCACTGCCCTAAAGTGAGATGTTTAGGTCCAAATTTACTCGTAAAAGATATGTATTATAAAGATGTTGACTTTAAAGCAAACGAATTAAGAATGAATCAATAA